One stretch of Kwoniella pini CBS 10737 chromosome 3, complete sequence DNA includes these proteins:
- a CDS encoding endoribonuclease YSH1 has translation MHRHPRRHYKSQNAIQPPIQVLSPAGDDEPLTITMLGAGQEVGRSCCVIEHRGKKIVCDAGLHPAHPGLGSLPFIDEVDWSTVDAILVTHFHVDHAAALPYIMEKTNFKDGNGKVYMTHATKAIYGLTMMDTVRINDQNPDVSGKLYDEADVQSSWQSTIAVDYHQDIVISGGLRFTPYHAGHVLGASMFMIEIAGLKILYTGDYSREEDRHLVVAEIPPIKPDVMICESTFGVHTLPDRKEKEEQFTTLVANIVRRGGRCLMPIPSFGNGQELALLLDEFWSEHPELQNIPVYFASGLFQRGMRVYKTYVHTMNQNIRSRFARRDNPFDFKFVKWLKDPKKLNEHKGPCVVMASAQFMSFGLSRELLEDWAADSKNGVIVTGYSIEGTMARTLLSEPDHIESLKGGNIPRRLTVKEISFGAHVDYAQNSKFIQEIGAQHIVLVHGEASQMGRLRAALRDTYATRGQEINIHTPRNCEPLVLTFRQERVVKAIGSLAADRPVHGTPLKGLLVSKDFSYTLLDPKDLKDFTGLSTSTLLQKQSIPIGVDWSVIRWHLEGMYGEVEEGFDEEGKASFTIMNAVKVVQISEMVVEIQWSSNSSNDMIADSALAVLLGIDGSPATVKLTSHPHQHSHHDHSNSHKDDTTNRNSDENELIKGNEEFDKIKMFLEAHFGNVSGPNLSLAEGEEDELLLMTINIDEVIAKLDLISMRVESDSSDLKKRVETVLEMALTTLQPLSRRFIGSGVNLNLNEITITA, from the exons ATGCATCGTCATCCTCGAAGACATTATAAGTCGCAAAATGCTATTCAACCTCCAATTCAAGTACTTTCACCTGcaggagatgatgaacctCTTACGATAACTATGCTTGGAGCAGGACAAGAAGTTGGAAGATCATGTTGTGTAATTGAACATAGAGGTAAAAAAATAGTTTGTGATGCAGGTTTACATCCTGCTCATCCTGGTTTAGGAAGTTTACCTTTTATAGATGAGGTAGATTGGTCAACTGTTGATGCTATTTTAGTAACTCA CTTCCATGTTGATCATGCGGCCGCTTTGCCTTATAtaatggagaag ACGAATTTCAAAGATGGGAATGGAAAAGTATACATGACACATGCTACGAAAGCGATTTACGGGTTAACAATGATGGATACAGTGCGGATAAA TGATCAAAATCCTGATGTTTCTGGGAAATTATATGATGAAGCCGACGTTCAATCATCATGGCAATCAACAATAGCAGTAGATTATCATCAAGATATAGTAATTTCTGGTGGATTAAGATTTACACCTTATCATGCAGGTCACGTATTAGGAGCTTCAATGTttatgattgaaattgctGGACTTAAAATACTTTATACGGGAGATTattcaagagaagaagatcgtCATTTAGTTGTAGCTGAAATTCCACCTATTAAACCTGATGTAATGATTTGTGAAAGTACTTTTGGTGTACATACTCTTCCAGAtaggaaagaaaaggaagaacaATTTACGA CTCTTGTTGCAAATATAGttagaagaggaggaagatgtTTAATGccaataccttcttttggaaatggacaagaattagctttattattagatgaattttgGTCAGAACATCCAGAACTTCAAAATATACCTGTTTATTTCGCTTCTGGTTTATTTCAAAGAGGAATGAGAGTTTATAAAACTTATGTTCATACAatgaatcaaaatattAGATCAAGATTTGCAAGAAGAGataatccatttgattttaaatttgtAAAATGGTTAAAAGATccaaaaaaattaaatgaacaTAAAGGTCCTTGTGTAGTAATGGCTTCTGCACAATTCATGTCATTTGGTTTATCAAgagaattattagaagattGGGCTGCTGATAGTAAAAATGGAGTTATAGTTACTGGTTATTCTATTGAAGGTACAATGGCTAGA ACCTTACTTTCTGAACCTGATCATATTGAATCATTAAAAGGAGGAAATATACCTCGTCGATTAACTGTAAAGgaaatttcttttggtgCTCATGTAGATTACGCACAAAATTCGAAATTCATTCAAGAGATAGGAGCTCAACATATAGTTTTAGTACATGGAGAAGCTTCACAAATGGGTAGATTAAGAGCAGCTCTGAGAGATACATATGCTACAAGAGGTcaagaaatcaatattcatACACCTAGGAATTGTGAACCGTTAGTTTTGACTTTCAGGCAAGAAAGGGTTGTCAAG GCTATCGGATCCCTAGCTGCTGATCGACCTGTACATGGTACACCGTTAAAGGGATTATTAGTATCGAAAGATTTTTCATATACATTACTTGATCCaaaagatttgaaagattttACTGGATTATCAACGAGTACATTGTTACAAAAGCAATCTATACCGATAGGAGTAGATTGGAGTGTTATACGTTGGCATCTGGAAGGGATGTATggagaagtagaagaaggttttgatgaagaaggaaaagcaAGTTTTACT ATTATGAATGCTGTCAAAGTTGTACAAATCTCAGAAATGGTGGTTGAAATTCAATGGtcttctaattcaagtAATGATATGATAGCGGATAGTGCTTTAGCTGTTTTATTAGGTATTGACGGTAGTCCTGCTACAGTAAAAC TCACATCGCATCCGCATCAGCATTCACATCATGATCACTCCAATTCTCATAAAGATGATACCACTAATCGTAATTcggatgaaaatgaattaataaagggaaatgaagaatttgataagatAAAAATGTTTTTAGAAGCTCATTTTGGTAATGTCTCAGGacctaatttatctttagcagaaggagaagaagatgaattattactCATGACAATTAATATTGATGAGGTAATAGCCAAACTTGACTTAATATCAATG AGAGTTGAATCTGATTCATctgatttgaaaaaaagagTTGAAACTGTATTGGAAATGGCTTTAACTACTTTACAACCTCTTTCTAGACGTTTTATTGGATCAGGCGTTAATcttaatttaaatgaaataacTATCACCGCATAA
- a CDS encoding potassium/sodium efflux P-type ATPase, fungal-type — protein MLANAWTFTPNDALAYFGTHPENGLTEEQVKRNREAYGENSLPEAAPTSLLKLILAQFKDQLVLILLGSAVVSFVLALFEDVSEPGGSWLTAFVEPSVILLILIANATVGVVQETNAEKAIDALKEYSPDEASVIRSGRLIKIPASELVPGDIVSVHVGDRIPADCRILSFSSSSFRVDQAMLTGESMSVGKTENVVKDTTAVKQDMVNMLFSGTTVVNGAAKAVVALTGSRTAIGAIHSSISKDDEEEEKTPLKRKLDDFGDQLAKVISVICVLVWLVNIRHFNDPSHHGWLGGAIYYLKIAVALAVAAIPEGLAAVITACLALGTKKMAKRGAIVRNLPSVETLGCTNVICSDKTGTLTTNQMSVARFLTCGSTGFAEYQVGGTTFAPTGSITTIDGQHAEKTAVRTAPVNKLVEISAICNDAKIAYNAETDTYTNVGEPTEAALKVLVEKLASDSDAFNTGLANLGPQARATAVNDHYETRVKRVLTFEFTRDRKSMSVLAQTPTGTSLLVKGAPESVIERCSRVILPSGVSDLTPALREQLAQKQLEYGHKGLRTLALAYLEESDNDVSHYKTNSAEDYIKFERDMTFVGLVGMLDPPRPEVKDAIAKCKTAGIRTIVITGDNKNTAETICREIGVFGIDEDLTGKSYTGRELDALSQEEKIAAVQRASLFSRTEPTHKSQLVDLLQGLGLVVAMTGDGVNDAPALKKADIGIAMGSGTDVAKLAADMVLATDNFATIEKAVEEGRAIYNNTKQFIRYLISSNIGEVVSIFLTVLLGMPEALIPVQLLWVNLITDGLPATALGFNPPDHQIMKTPPRSSKEPLVGGWLFFRYMVIGIYVGAATVFGYAWWFMFYTGGPQISFHELTHFHQCSSSFPNLDCSMFTGLPSMRATTVSLSILVVIEMFNACNSLSENESLLVLPLWTNPYLVASIALSMALHFMILYVPFFRTMFRITALNQEEWIAVVLISAPVIVIDEILKWVSMRLDVSGSKKVKKD, from the exons ATGCTGGCCAACGCTTGGACATTCACTCCCAACGATGCATTAGCATATTTCGGGACGCATCCCGAAAATGGACTAACAGAGGAACAAGTCAAAAGAAATAGAGAAGCGTATGGGGAGAATT CTTTACCAGAAGCAGCACCTACATCCTTACTCAAGCTTATCCTTGCTCAATtcaaagatcaattagTCCTCATCCTTCTTGGATCAGCGGTGGTCTCCTTCGTATTAGCACTTTTCGAAGACGTGTCTGAACCTGGAGGATCATGGTTAACCGCCTTTGTGGAGCCCTCCGTGATTCTCCTAATCTTGATAGCCAACGCTACGGTCGGTGTTGTTCAGGAAACCAATGCGGAAAAGGCTATCGAT GCCTTGAAGGAATATTCACCCGACGAAGCCTCTGTTATACGGTCCGGTcgtttgatcaaaattccTGCTTCCGAGCTCGTACCTGGAGACATCGTTTCTGTTCACGTTGGAGACCGAATCCCAGCAGATTGCCGAATCCTGTCATTCTCGTCGTCTTCATTTAGAGTAGATCAAGCTATGTTGACTGGAGAATCCATGTCCGTTGGAAAGACCGAAAACGTTGTAAAGGACACGACTGCTGTTAAACAAGATATGGTCAACATGTTGTTCTCCGGAACGACCGTAGTCAACGGAGCTGCTAAAGCTGTAGTCGCTTTGACCGGATCCAGAACAGCTATTGGTGCCATCCACTCAAGTATTTCaaaggatgatgaggaagaggagaagaCTCCATTAAAGAGgaaattagatgatttcGGAGATCAATTAGCAAAGGTCATCTCGGTCATTTGTGTACTCGTTTGGCTAGTTAATATCCGACATTTCAACGATCCAAGTCATCACGGCTGGCTTGGCGGTGCTATCTACTACCTTAAAATCGCTGTCGCTCTTGCCGTTGCAGCTATCCCAGAAGGTTTGGCTGCTGTCATAACTGCTTGTTTAGCTCTGGGAACTAAAAAAATGGCCAAACGAGGCGCAATTGTTAGAAACTTGCCAAGTGTGGAGACCTTAGGTTGTACAAACGTCATTTGCTCTGATAAAACTG GTACACTGACCACAAATCAAATGAGTGTCGCTCGATTCTTGACTTGCGGTAGCACCGGTTTCGCCGAATACCAAGTTGGTGGTACTACTTTCGCTCCCACTGGATCTATCACCACAATTGATGGCCAACATGCCGAGAAGACTGCTGTCAGAACCGCTCCTGTCAATAAGCTTGTGGAAATCAGTGCTATCTGTAATGACGCCAAGATCGCTTACAATGCC GAAACCGACACTTACACCAATGTCGGCGAACCAACCGAAGCTGCACTTAAAGTACTGGTCGAAAAACTCGCTTCGGATTCTGATGCATTCAACACTGGTCTCGCTAACCTCGGTCCTCAAGCTCGAGCTACTGCCGTTAACGACCACTACGAAACCCGTGTCAAACGAGTTTTGACCTTCGAGTTCACCCGTGATCGGAAATCCATGTCGGTTCTCGCTCAAACGCCCACTGGCACTTCTCTGCTCGTCAAGGGTGCACCTGAATCTGTCATTGAAAGATGTAGCAGAGTTATTCTCCCTTCTGGCGTCTCCGACCTTACACCTGCGCTCCGAGAACAACTTGCACAAAAACAATTAGAATACGGTCATAAAGGTCTCCGAACTCTCGCTCTTGCCTACCTCGAAGAGTCGGACAATGATGTCTCGCACTACAAAACCAATTCTGCTGAAGATTACATCAAATTCGAAAGGGATATGACCTTTGTCGGATTGGTTGGTATGCTTGATCCCCCTCGACCTGAAGTCAAAGATGCCATCGCAAAATGTAAGACTGCTGGAATTAGAACAATCGTCATCACCGGTGACAACAAAAATACAGCCGAAACAATCTGTCGGGAAATTGGTGTGTTTggtattgatgaagatttaacTGGAAAATCCTATACTGGAAGAGAATTAGATGCTCTGtcacaagaagaaaaaatcgCTGCTGTCCAACGTGCCTCATTGTTTTCTCGAACTGAGCCAACCCATAAATCGCAATTGGTCGACTTGTTGCAAGGTTTAGGATTGGTAGTAGCTATGACTGGTGACGGTGTCAACGATGCTCCCGCTCTTAAGAAGGCTGATATCGGTATTGCTATGGGATCTGGTACAGATGTAGCTAAGTTGGCCGCGGATATGGTTCTCGCTACGGACAATTTCGCTACCATCGAAAAAGCAGTCGAAGAAGGTCGAGCAATTTACAATAACACTAAACAGTTTATTCGATATTTGATCTCTTCAAATATCGGAGAAGTAGTTTCAATTTTCCTGACTGTCCTTCTTGGTATGCCTGAAGCTCTCATTCCCGTACAATTACTCTGGGTAAACTTAATCACCGATGGATTACCTGCTACCGCTCTCGGATTTAATCCTCcagatcatcaaatcatgAAAACACCTCCTAGATCCTCAAAAGAACCTTTGGTTGGTGGTTGGTTGTTCTTCAGGTATATGGTCATTGGGATTTATGTTGGTGCGGCCACTGTTTTCGGATATGCTTGGTGGTTTATGTTCTACACTGGTGGTCCTCAAATTAGCTTCCACGAGTTG ACTCATTTCCATCAATGTTCAAGCTCATTCCCAAATTTAGATTGCTCAATGTTTACAGGTTTACCATCCATGCGCGCAACAACAGTATCACTTTCAATCCTGGTGGTCATCGAAATGTTCAACGCCTGTAACTCGTTgagtgaaaatgaaagtttATTAGTATTACCACTTTGGACAAACCCTTATCTCGTTGCATCAATCGCACTTTCAATGGCTTTACATTTCATGATTCTTTACGTACCTTTCTTCCGAACTATGTTCAGAATTACTGCTTTgaatcaagaagaatggatTGCTGTTGTTCTGATTTCAGCTCCGGTAAttgttattgatgaaattttgaaatggGTTAGTATGAGATTAGATGTTAGTGGAAGTAAGAAAGTCAAAAAAGATTGA